tggctataatcaccaagacataaaataacaaatgttagggagattgtggagaaaagggaaccctcgtacactgctggtgggagtgcaaactggtgcagccactatggaatacagtatggacatttctcaaaaagttaaaaatagaaataccatgtgacccaggtattccactactgagtagttatccaaagaacttgaaaggaacaattcaaagagacttctgcacccctatgttcattgcagcattattcacaatagccaagatgtggaagcaacccaagtgcccagtgactgatgactggatgaagatgtggtatatatatatacaatggactactactcagccattaaaaaaagacagaatcgtCCCattatgcaacaacatggatggaccttaagggtattatgtaaactgaaataagccagacagagaaatacaaacaccgtatttcattcattcatatatggaagattaacatgtggacaaagagaacaggttagtggttactgggggaagggggttgaggggtgggcaaaaggggtgaaggggctcatttatatggtgactgacacataatgtacaactgaaatttcacagtgttatatgacctcaatataaatatatatatcaatataaataaatattatgacctcaataaaaaaaaaagaaaagaaagtgcatATAAACGCTGTGCTCTGCTTGGTAAAGTTGTTTCTCATGGAGTACAAGTTGATTCTGAGCCTGCTGTACGCATTACTGGGGCTGGACAAATTGGTAATGcatgtgggagccaggtttcttaGTGTTGGACGGGGGACTTGCAGACAAGCAGAAAAGGAAGGCTGGGATGCACCCTGGCTACAAGggtagtcagagatgccagtcAGTGTGAGTTCATGTGCACCTAAGACATGCACAGGTGGGTGGATGAATGTCTGTGGTGagctcacacacatacatagattGCCTAGCCCTGTGAGGGCCTGGAAACAGCGACCCCTGTGGCCAGTGCCGAGATTGCGGTTTTTGATAGAATTGTCTGATAAATGGAACTAGGGTTCCTTGTAGAAATGGCTTTTTCTAGGCTTGGGGCAGGCAGCGAAAATACAGGATAAGCCTAGAGCtgcttgtagtgccagaaagtaaggaagtgctcaaaacaCCAAAGGATGGGGGCATGGCAAAGGGAtgcaggagccaactgaaagagctcccactggccaaaaacaggcaacaaaataaatatgtagtaaaataattatcCATGTGGCCATAAGGGTAtagataaatgattgaataaacaaatgaggaaaagggACAAATCTCCTGTACAGAAGAATTCCCAGTAGTACCTGTATCTCCCCTCCAGGAGGTGGAGCTTGGtctgcctctcccagccccccAGCTTTGAGGTGGACTGGGCTAGTGACACAGCAGGAGAGCGAAGAGGGAGACTTTGCAGTGGGAAGCCTGGCAGACGCCGTCTCAGCTAAGCGCTCAAGGCCAGCCTCACCGGGGGTCTGCATGGTGATGGCGCGCACCCTGCTACGATGAGCTGAGAAGGGCACCCCCGTCTGTGGGCTTCCCCACAGACCCGtcaccccagtctaatcatgagaaaaatgtcaCATGAGCCAAATTGGGGGACATCCCACAAAATATCCGAGCAGAACTCCTCAGAACTGTCCAGGCCTTGAAAACAGGACGAGGCTGAGAAACTGTCCTCGAGCAGAGGAGACCTGGGGGACAGGATGGCAGGCAGTGTGGCCCCCTGAATTGGATTCTGGGACAGAAAGAGGACATGAGTGGGAAAACTGGTCAAATCCAAGTCGAGCCTGGATTTAGTTAATAGCAATGCCCCCAAGGCAGTttcttagttgtgacaaatgcacCATGGAAATGTGAGGTGCTAGCGATGGGGGGACTGGGCGAGAGATGGGCGTACTTGACTGTCTGTTGTATCTTGGCAGCTCTCCTGTAAATCTCAAATTATTCAAAGtagaaagtttattaaaaaactcTGACAAAGGCTGGTAACAAAACGTGGCCTGTCGTACCTCTGCTCCTCAGGCTTCCATAGAGATGTGACAGACAGAATGAGAATCAATAGGATACAAGCAGATTTTGAGCTGTGTAACCCCGGGGGTTAAACCATGTTAAATTTTAAGATAGAAGTTTAAAAAGTgtgcttatactaaaaaaatctGAACCTTTCttgctgatttttaatttttttcttttgttattgtttgttgAATAATGATAGCATTTATTGATGCTGTGTTGTTTTAATCATTTGTTCCAGAAACCATGTTGATGATAGTCATAAGACTATGAGCTCTGAATGCTTGTGAATTATTTAAATGTGGAATGCAATTCAGTTACAGTAGAACCGTGTGAGTATTTATGTTGCCATTTATTTACAGATTAATATTCTCAGGGCTGCTATTAACAAGCTAGTATGTGATGGACCAAATGGATCGAAGTATCTTGGGCCAGAAAGAATTGCACAGTTACAGGATAACGCTCGTCAGAAACTTTTAGGGTGAGTTGTATAATGTCATATggacttctttccttctttcatcttccttagctgtcttttatttttatttatttatttatttttaaacataacctcaaaattttattgtcttcataataaaacaaaagatgagGCTTAGAACTGGATCACTTGGCCCTTTCTCTTCTTATCTCCTCCAAGTTCAAAATGCTTGCATCTCTTGATAGCCAGCATTCTCTTAGATCTGCAGTTGGGCTCAACACATTCAAGCCTCAGCACAATCTTCTTTGTAGTTTTAGCCTTTTTCCGGAAAATCGGCTTAGTCTGCCCACCATAGCCACTCTGCTTCCTGTCATAACGCCGCTTTCCCTGGGCATACAGAGAATCCTTGCCCTTCTTGTATTGTGTTACTTTGTGGGGTTGGTGCTTGCCACACTTCTTACAGAAAGTCCGGCGGGTTTTAGGAACGTTCACCATGTTTGCAAGAGCGCTATCGGCACGGAAAAAGCCTTAGCTGTCTTTTAAAGGTatgctcttttcctttctttctttcttttttttttggcgaggaagattggcgctgagctgacatctgttgtccatcttcctctttttcatttttttctccccaaagccccagtacatagttgtatatcctagttgtaagtcattctagttcttctctgtgggacgctgccacagcatggcttgatgagcagtgtgtaggtctgcacccaggatccaaactggcaaaccctgggccactgaagtggggcatccgaacttaaccactcggccgtggggccggcccctccttagCTGTCTTGATTGTGAATGTTTTAGATTGTTTAGGAGATATGATAGATCGATCATCTGAAGTGGAGTTCCAGTACTGGAGACAGCATCTACAAGGTACCAGAACGTGGGCACCAGCTTACTCTGGAGAGCAGCCACCTTTGTCCTGTGTCAGTCAGTATCCAGGCAGGAAATAGTGGGCACAATCAAATTGGGTAATTTGAGAAAAATGTAATAAAGGGACCCTTTCAAACAGCATAGACAAGGCATAGGAAAACCGCAATGGGTACTGCAGTGCCCACTTTTAGCAGTGCGTATCTTGGGTGccaggggagagggtggggctTGGAGACTGAGAGGCTGTGTGCAGAGGACCACCTTAGAGGAGGCCAGCCCTCTGTTGAGCCTCTCCCAGGAAAGGAGGTCTGGGGGTAAGCATCCTGACCTCTCCCTTCATCCCTCTCACCACTTGCTAGACTCCCCCttggccaaacccaaccagaaTCCTGAGGGCAAGGGCCACTATTGGTGAGGCCCGTGAGCCTGAGTCAGCCCAGATGGCCTAGAGGAGGCTGAGGAGATCGGGCAGTGGTTGTGGAGGAGCAAACAGAAGGCTCCTGGCACATCCAGTCCTGCATTCCTGTCCCAGGCAGCCCTCCCCAGCTAGTGGCCAGTCCTTCCTTGCTGGAGACAGTGCTGTGCTGCTGGGAGTCGAATTGTCTAAGAACAGGTGACACTTGATGCCATGGTGACTTTCTGCTCCTTCTCATGGACATTTTGGGTGGATTTCTTTTAGTTTTACCAGCACTTTAAAAAAGGTATTAAATATTCAAAGCTGCCTTAGTAATTGTGAGAAAGgctaattttagttttctctcttcacttttttacataaaaatatttttacgtAAACTTTGTGTTGAAGTTGAACGTACACAAAGTGCATTTTCACAAAGTGGACATGCTTCAGGGGCCCAGCACCCAGATGAGAAACAATGTTGTTAAACGTTAGGAATTCTGGTCAGACTGACAGAAATCCACCCAAAATGACTACGGAAGGAGCAGAAGGTCACCGTGATATCAGATGCCACTGGTTCTTGCACAGCTGGACTCCCAGCAGCACAGGCGCGATCTCCGGCAAGGAAGGACCCGCGAGCCCACGCTCCTTTGCTTCTCCTTGCGGCGGCCGTCGCTCTTCTTCTGCCCCGGCCGGAGGCGCTGTGTCCTGACATGGCCATGGATAGGTGGGGTTTTCTAGTaacaattcaatgattttagtAAATTTGTAGAGTTGTGCTAACCATCGCCACAACTAAGTTTTacaacatttctatcacccccaaaagttcactcaaatattttaaaactgagttgtggtgatggttacacaactctatAAGTTTACTAAAattattgaattgtatacttaaaattgattaattttatagtataaaattgtacctcaataaagctgtttttaaaaacataagttcTTCCTGCCCATTTGTAAGAAACTCCTGTTCCCACCCCTAGCCCCAGGCAATCGctgctctgcttcctgtctctatagatttgctttctctgaaaattttatatgaatggaatcatgttgaaaaaatttttttaaaatctggcttctttcagttagtaatatgtttgaggttcatccatgttgtaacatcattttttattactgaatactATTCTGTACATGCTACATTTTTTAATCCGTTCACCAGTTGATGAAATATTTGGATTGCTTCCCGtatttggctgttatgaatagtgCTACTAAAAATAGTCTTGtaaagtttttgtgtgaacatatattttcatctctcttgggtaGATAACTAGGGCTGGAACTGATAGTTTGCATGGTAAGTTTGtattaattatttaagaaaattaaaagtattttgtaAAGTGACTACCATGTTACGTTCCCACTGGCAATGCATGATGGTTCCaggttctccacatccttgtcagcacttggcattgtcagtatattttttattgtagtcaATCTAGTGGAGGTATTGTAGTAcctcattgtcattttaatttgcatttccttaatgactaacgATATagagcatcttttttgtttttctttttgctgaggaagatttgccctgagctaacatctgttccagtttccctctatttttcagtatgtgggctgccagcacagcatggctgccaacagagcaatgtaggtccgtgcctgggaaccaaacctgggctgccgaagcagagtgtgctgaacttaaccactaggccacagagctgACCCTAGAGCCTCTTTTTATATCCTTATTAACCAATCCTATACCTTtttttgtgaagtatctgttcaaatcttttgcccgttttttaattgggttcatTGATTATTGTCTTGTTGAAttgtagaaattctttttttttttttttgaggaagattagccctgaactaactgctgccaatcctccttttttcgctgaggaagactggccctgagctaacatccgtgcccatcttcctctactttatatgtgggacgcctaccacagcatggcatgccaagcggtgccatgtccacacccaggatccgaaccagtgaaccccaggcctccgagaagcagaacgtgtgcacttaaccgctgtgccactgggctggccccagaattgtGGAAATGCTTTATAAATTCTAACTAAAAGTCTCATTAGATATGtagtttgcagatattttccccattgttttttcattttcttaatggtgtgtTCTGAAgaacacaagtttttaattttgatgaggtctactttatctttttttttttaatggattatacttttggtgttatatctggAAAACTTTGCTAAATCCAAGGTCACCAAAGTTTTCTCCTCTAACTCTTATGTTTActtcttatgtttaggtctttgatctattttgaggtgtttgtgtgtggtgtgagataTGAGAGTCTAAGTTCAGTTTTTCAcgtgtgaatatccagttgttaCAACACTATTTGCTGAAATGctctcttttccccattgaattgccttggcacctGTCAAAAGTCAACTGGCCCTGATGTAacggtttatttctggacttcttATGTTGTTCTGTTGATtttatatctgtctttatgccagtactatactgtattgattgctgtagctttctagtaagtcttgaaattgggaGTGTTAGTCCTCatattttgttcttccttttcaaaactgtttttgcTATTCTAGATCCCtttccttttcatataaattttaagataagCCAGTCTGTTCTACAACAAGCCTTGCTGGAATTGTGAATAGAGATTgtgtagatcaatttgaggagaattgccatcttaacaatattgatttgTCCAGTCCATGAAGATGGAGTGTCTATTAGATATCCTTTAATTTTCCTAACAcgtttttatagttttcagtgtgcaggtcATGCACCTTTgttaaactatttttaagtattttaatctttttcatgctattgtgaatgaaatTCACATgaacacaattgattttttttatatatatatttttttgaggaggattagccctgagccaacatctgctgccaatcctcctctttttgctgaggaagactggccctgagctaacatccgtgcccatcttcctctactctatatgagggacgcctgcctcagcatggcttggcaagcagtgcataggtccacacctgggatctgaactggggaaccccaggccaccggagtggagcatgcaaacttaaccgctgtgccaccgggccggccctgaacaattgatttttacatattgatCTTTTATCCTGTGACCATGTTAAACCCGTTTATTAGTCCTGATactttttgtagattctttagaATTGCCTACATACAGGATCGTACCTGTGAGTAAAGACagtgttacttcttcctttcccatttgtgTGCTCACCAtctgtttttctggttttgttacACTGGCTAGAAGCCTGAGTACAGTGTTGCATagcagtggtgagagcagacgTCTTTGCCCTGTTCCCAGTTTTAGGGAGGAAGCGTTCATTTGTTCACTACGAAGTGCATTAGCTGCAGGGTTCTCCTTGAGGCTCTCTGTCGGGTTGAAGAAGCTCCTTTCCATTCCTAGTCTGCTGGAACCTCCTATCAGGAAAGGATGTTGTGTTCTGCCATGTGTGTTTTCTGTGAGataattgtggggttttttccttttattcatatgTAATGTATTGATTACGTTTTGCATATTAAAACTAGCCTTGTATTCCTGGGATGAATTCCACATGGTGTGTAATCCTTTTTATAAATTTGTGGATTGTTTGTTACATacttttgttaaggatttttttcctctgtgctcaTGAGGGTTATTGATTGTAGTTTTCTCGTGGTAGCTTTGTCtgatttggtatcagggtaatcctggcttcatagaatgagttggtaAGTATTTCCTGCTActgtattttctggaagagtttgtataggattggtattatttcttctttaaatatttgatggaaTTTACCAATAAAGCCATCTGAGcttggacttttctttgtggggaaatttttaattactaattcaatttcttgTGTTTTAGGTCtaatcagattttctgtttctttttttggttgttttttttttttgctggggaagatttgccctgagctaacatctgtgccaattttcccctattttgtatgtgggttgctgccacagcatggccaccaacaagtgatagaggtctgtacccaggaacccaacctgggccactgaagtggagtacgctgaacttaaccattagaccatggggctggtcccaggactttctatttctttttagatGGTTTTGATAacttgtgtctttctaggaatttgctcATTTCATTTAAATCGGCTAGTTTATTGGTATAAAGTTGTTCAGAATCTTCTTTGATAATCCTCTTATTTTCTGTACAGTTGATAGTTATgtccttttgtttctgattttgataaagtgtgccttctctctttttacttGGTTAGCCTAGCAaaagtttctcaattttgttgatctcttcaaagaactaacttttagtttcattgatttttttttcccccaagggttttctttctttgtttctttctttcttcttttttgtttttggtgaggaagattggccctgagctaacatctgtgccagtcttcctctattttgtatgtggtgtgtttccacagcatagcttgatgggcagtgtgtaggtctgtgcccaggatcagaacccgtgtaccctgggctgctgaagtggagtgtgtgaattcAATGTTTCATTGATGATCACTCGCACAATTATTATTCTCTTACTTCTgattactttgggtttaatttgcactttttctagtttcatagcgtaGAAGCTTTGGTGGTTGTTTTGAGACCTTCTTTTCTCTCACAGGCATTTAAAGTTATGAATTTCCCTGCATTGCTGTTTTGGCTACATCTCATACTTTTTGAtctcttgtattttcattttcaatcttttcaaaatattctttagtTTCCcctgtggtttcttctttgaccggtgggttatttagaagtatgttatttaattttcaaatatttggggattttccaatCTTTCTTTATGTTGTTGATGTTTATTTCTGTGTGGTCACTATACATACTTcgaatgatttcagtcttttaaaatgtagGGAGACTTGTTCTGTGGCCTAGCATACAGGCTTTCCTGAAGAGCGTTCCATGTTCATTTGGAAAAGATGTGTGTCTGCTGCTCTTGGTGGGGTGTTCTGCAGTCTTGGTCAGATGAAGCTGGTGGATGGTGTTGTTTGAGTATTCTCTCTCCTTGCTGGTTTTCTCTCTAGTTCTAGGAATATCGAAAGTGGGTTATTGCAATCTCTAGCTGTAATATTtcaattgtttcttcttttaagtCTGTGAgcttttcttttatgtcttttggGACTCTTTTGTTAGATACATGTACATTTATAATTGTTGTATCTTCCTGATGTATTGGCCCTTTTGTCATTATGAAGtgtctctttatctctagtaatgttttttaaagtctcttttttatttattttttattttttaatttttttcctttttctccccaaatccgcccagtacatagttgtatattcttcgttgtgggtccttctagttgtggcatgtgggacgctgcctcagcgtggtttgatgagcagtgccatgtccgcgcccaggattcgaaccaacgaaacaccaggccgcctgcagtggagtgcgcaaacttaaccactcggccatggggccagcccctaaagtctcttttttctaatattaatatagctactccagctctCTTTGGTTCCTGTttgcatggcatatctttttctACCCTTTTACTTAGAACCTGTTTGCATCTTTGACTTtcctcaaatgtttttttctgtcccgtgtctgctctcctctcctttgAGATTCCCATTTCATGTGTGTTTGTACACTCAATGTTGTGACAGTGGTCTCTGAGGCTCTGGTCATTTTTCTTcagacttttttctgtttttcagaccATTTAATTTCTGTTGATGTGTCCTTAAGTTTCCTGGTTATTCTGCCATCTCAAACCTGCAGATGTTGGTCTGCTGTaaggaattttccatttcagttgttgtacttttcaactctagattttctatttggttcttttgtataattaaaaatttttttgtagggaaagattggccctgagctaacatctgttgccaatcttcctcttttttttcccctccccaaagccccagtacatggttgttatctgctagttgtgagtccttttggtttttctatgtgagccgctgccacagcatggcgactgacagacgggtggtgtggttgcatgactgggaagcaaacccagctgctgaagtggtgagagcactgaacttcaGCCTCtgggccatcagagctggctctgtagtctcacatttttattgagattatctTTGAGTCTCTATCACGttgtcctttatttctttaaaggtgGTTTGCTTGAATTCTTTGTACATACTTACAGTGGCTGCTCTGAAGTCTCTGTGGGCTAAACCCTCATCTGGGTCCACTCAGTCAGTTTCTCTTGACTGCTCTTTTTTCCTAAGT
The nucleotide sequence above comes from Equus asinus isolate D_3611 breed Donkey chromosome 7, EquAss-T2T_v2, whole genome shotgun sequence. Encoded proteins:
- the LOC106839606 gene encoding large ribosomal subunit protein eL42, yielding MVNVPKTRRTFCKKCGKHQPHKVTQYKKGKDSLYAQGKRRYDRKQSGYGGQTKPIFRKKAKTTKKIVLRLECVEPNCRSKRMLAIKRCKHFELGGDKKRKGQVIQF